A window of Cryptomeria japonica chromosome 3, Sugi_1.0, whole genome shotgun sequence contains these coding sequences:
- the LOC131074560 gene encoding LOW QUALITY PROTEIN: aspartyl protease AED3 (The sequence of the model RefSeq protein was modified relative to this genomic sequence to represent the inferred CDS: inserted 1 base in 1 codon) → MAKRAFSILVSFLLLVCVWAENSKVGRVNLASFKWKDAKDNKNCSALELGKSSSTVMHFQGKCSPYRLPNSIWWRAISQSIKGDNQRYRAMMKGRWSVGKSTVNPQEDADLPLASGQTINTGNYIIKLGFGTLAQISYSVLDTGSIIAWIPCNPCSSCSSGLQLFEPSKSSTYKYFACASQECQSLGLCENNSNDVNCSFGQIYGDQSEVDELLSSETLSVGSPPVEDFVFGCANAVSGLIQRLSVPGLVGFGRDPLSFVSQTDTLYDSTFSYCLPSLFSSAFAGSLLLGKGALSATGLQFTPLLSNARYPYFYYVGLNGISVGEELVSIPEGTFTLDQATGRGSIXYNAMRDSFRRQLSNLTLASPSSPFDTCYNKPSGEVEFPLITLHFDDSLDFTLPLDNILYPGNEDSSVLCLALSLPPGGGDAVFSIIGNYQQQNFRIVHDVTGSRLGIARENCDG, encoded by the exons ATGGCAAAGCGTGCATTTTCTATTCTAGTGTCTTTTTTATTACTTGTTTGTGTGTGGGCAGAAAACAGTAAGGTTGGGAGAGTAAACCTTGCATCATTCAAATGGAAAGATGCAAAGGATAACAAGAACTGCTCTGCGCTTGAATTGGGAAAATCAAGTTCGACTGTGATGCACTTTCAGGGCAAGTGTTCTCCTTACCGCTTACCCAATTCAATATGGTGGAGGGCAATATCCCAGTCAATCAAAGGCGACAACCAGCGCTACAGAGCAATGATGAAAGGGAGATGGAGCGTCGGCAAGAGTACCGTTAATCCCCAAGAGGACGCGGACCTTCCTTTGGCCTCGGGACAGACCATCAACACGGGAAACTACATTATCAAGCTCGGTTTCGGCACGCTTGCGCAGATCTCTTACAGTGTCCTGGACACCGGCAGCATCATCGCCTGGATTCCCTGCAACCCCTGCTCCAGTTGCTCAAGTGGGCTTCAATTGTTCGAGCCATCCAAGTCATCTACGTATAAATACTTCGCTTGCGCTTCTCAGGAGTGTCAGTCTCTAGGCTTGTGTGAGAATAATAGCAACGATGTCAACTGTAGCTTTGGTCAGATCTACGGCGACCAATCAGAGGTGGACGAGCTCTTGTCATCTGAGACGCTCTCTGTGGGCTCTCCGCcggtggaggattttgtcttcGGATGTGCGAACGCGGTGAGCGGACTCATCCAGCGCTTATCGGTGCCCGGTTTGGTTGGGTTTGGGAGGGATCCTCTCTCCTTCGTTTCTCAGACGGACACGTTATATGACAGTACGTTCTCTTATTGCCTTCCTTCCCTCTTCTCCTCTGCTTTCGCGGGGTCTCTCCTGCTGGGGAAAGGGGCTCTTTCTGCTACGGGCTTGCAGTTCACGCCCCTCTTGTCCAACGCTAGGTACCCTTACTTCTATTATGTGGGGTTAAATGGAATCTCTGTGGGTGAAGAGCTTGTTTCCATCCCAGAGGGGACGTTCACCTTGGATCAGGCGACAGGAAGAGGGAGTA CTTACAATGCCATGCGAGATTCCTTCCGCCGTCAGCTCTCTAATCTGACTTTGGCTAGTCCCTCATCGCCTTTTGATACGTGCTACAACAAACCGTCAGGCGAGGTGGAGTTTCCTCTCATCACGTTGCATTTTGACGATAGCCTGGACTTCACTCTACCCCTGGATAACATTTTATACCCTGGGAATGAGGACAGCTCCGTGTTATgccttgctttatctcttcctccggGCGGGGGAGACGCTGTATTTTCCATAATAGGGAACTATCAGCAGCAAAATTTTCGAATTGTGCACGATGTCACGGGGTCTAGACTTGGAATTGCTCGCGAGAACTGCGATGGTTAG